One window of the Ureibacillus sp. FSL W7-1570 genome contains the following:
- a CDS encoding IS4 family transposase, which yields MSISKQGYSAARKKISPLAFVKLTKAIVNWYYEENSFKTYRGFRLCAIDGSVLQIPDTEELRNYFGYGKNHKTSYARASASCIYDLENGIIITSRINPYKVAERDSAKDMIEELVQIGLKNDLFLFDRGYPSRDFIAYLDALGIKYVMRCQKNTIKEIVEAKDADQNIHIIHRKQVITARVVRFPLDSGTEEILVTNLTEEEFDISEFKSLYFKRWGIETEYNDVKNKIEIENFTGSSKIAIEQDFYASIYLSNMVSLLRNDANETINEESKKKRRKHDYQVNTNILIGKLKDRMVHLLLEDCPIKRERMFTKIMKVIIRNKTPIRFGRSYPRRNGLSSTKYPLNQKRCL from the coding sequence ATTAGTATTTCCAAACAAGGCTATTCAGCCGCACGAAAAAAGATTTCTCCTCTCGCTTTTGTAAAACTTACAAAAGCGATTGTGAATTGGTATTATGAAGAAAATTCCTTTAAAACTTATCGTGGATTTAGACTTTGCGCAATCGATGGAAGTGTGCTCCAAATTCCTGATACTGAGGAGCTTCGAAATTATTTTGGGTATGGAAAAAATCATAAGACAAGTTATGCAAGAGCTAGTGCCTCTTGTATTTACGATCTTGAGAATGGAATCATTATTACTTCTAGAATCAATCCATATAAGGTAGCTGAGCGAGATAGTGCAAAGGATATGATTGAAGAACTCGTACAAATTGGATTAAAAAATGATCTTTTTTTATTTGATCGAGGGTATCCATCGAGAGATTTTATTGCCTATTTAGATGCCCTTGGTATCAAATATGTGATGCGATGTCAAAAAAATACGATAAAGGAAATTGTCGAAGCGAAAGATGCTGATCAAAACATTCATATAATACATAGGAAACAAGTGATTACTGCTCGTGTAGTTAGATTCCCACTGGATTCTGGCACGGAAGAAATACTTGTCACAAATTTAACCGAGGAAGAGTTTGATATCTCTGAGTTTAAATCTCTTTATTTTAAACGCTGGGGAATTGAAACAGAATATAATGATGTGAAAAATAAAATCGAAATAGAAAATTTCACGGGTAGTTCGAAAATCGCAATTGAACAAGATTTCTATGCATCAATATATTTATCGAATATGGTCAGTTTATTGAGAAATGATGCCAATGAAACAATTAATGAGGAGAGTAAGAAAAAAAGACGAAAACATGATTATCAAGTAAACACAAATATCTTAATAGGAAAATTAAAAGATAGGATGGTTCACTTATTATTAGAAGATTGTCCAATCAAAAGAGAGAGAATGTTTACAAAAATCATGAAAGTGATTATAAGAAATAAGACACCTATTCGGTTTGGGAGAAGTTACCCACGAAGGAATGGTCTGTCCTCAACAAAGTATCCCCTAAACCAAAAAAGGTGTCTATAA
- the istB gene encoding IS21-like element helper ATPase IstB: protein MNKSVPEIQQAFKQLRLSETAEELPELLRKAEQSSWTYLEFLEQITTYELKRREEKSIERRMNWARFPFYKPLSMFNIDEQTAITERQLRQLREFQWLEQAYNLILLGPPGAGKTLLSVGLGIEAIQKGFQVYFVTMGELIQLLKTEEYVNKSKTQLKRLRASDLVIIDDVMYMAMDQREGTLFFQLIHQLYERSSLILTSNRSPEQWIELVDNPGMMTAILDRLLHRVEVIHMNNESYRLKHQETIFS from the coding sequence ATGAATAAAAGTGTTCCAGAAATTCAACAAGCCTTTAAACAATTGAGATTATCCGAAACAGCGGAGGAGCTCCCAGAGCTCCTTCGGAAAGCAGAGCAATCATCTTGGACATATTTAGAGTTCTTAGAACAGATAACTACGTATGAACTAAAAAGACGTGAGGAGAAAAGTATTGAAAGACGAATGAATTGGGCTCGTTTCCCGTTCTATAAACCTTTAAGTATGTTTAATATAGATGAGCAAACAGCCATTACAGAGCGGCAATTAAGGCAATTACGTGAATTTCAATGGTTAGAACAAGCATACAACTTAATATTACTTGGACCACCTGGAGCGGGAAAAACTTTATTATCCGTTGGCCTTGGAATTGAAGCGATTCAAAAAGGCTTTCAAGTGTATTTTGTGACCATGGGGGAATTAATTCAGCTATTAAAAACAGAAGAATATGTCAATAAGTCAAAAACTCAGTTAAAGAGACTGCGTGCATCAGATCTTGTGATAATTGATGATGTCATGTATATGGCAATGGATCAACGAGAAGGCACATTGTTCTTCCAGCTTATTCATCAATTATATGAACGAAGTTCGTTAATTTTAACATCCAATCGAAGCCCAGAACAATGGATAGAACTCGTAGATAATCCAGGGATGATGACTGCAATACTTGACCGTCTGTTACATCGAGTTGAAGTGATTCATATGAACAACGAAAGTTACCGATTAAAACATCAAGAAACAATTTTTTCTTAG
- the istA gene encoding IS21 family transposase, producing MLYIEIHQLRTKRLRISQIARKLKISRNTVYKYLNMTFEEAVEEFGTIERKKKLDPYRDWIVTWLQENPSMSGAQILDWLQEKFPDLQVGESTVRRYVKEMREIYQIEKTDGPREHEAVDELPPGKQMQVDWGQTIQKTIDNKDIKLYFIAFVLSHSRQKYMEWQDRPFTTKDTIRCHENAFRYFGGMTEEIVYDQDNLIAVSENAGDLILTKKFQAYVNERKFQIYLCRKADPQSKGKIENVVKYIKYNFAAHRIFSTIGDWNEKAWNWLERTGNYKVHQTIKKRPYEVYQLEKKHLRKISSPLSLTESNPIEIITRNVNKDNTIRYKSNRYSVPIGTYTKCPTVNLQINNEKLIIIEPTTGEILAKHTISLEKGKLIKNTNHARDHTESLDMLKQRVLHLFPTGEASRQYIDEICQRYKRYRRDQLLILQRVAENDPHWIPMALEKCIREKLYSANAFQDVVNYLKLQESNPILEIQVNSTKLVSSIAVETRDFNTYIQRMGGKTNE from the coding sequence GTGTTATATATTGAAATCCATCAATTACGTACTAAAAGATTGCGAATTTCACAAATCGCAAGGAAATTGAAAATCTCACGTAATACAGTTTATAAGTATTTAAATATGACATTTGAAGAAGCGGTGGAGGAGTTTGGCACGATTGAGCGAAAGAAAAAGTTAGATCCCTATCGGGATTGGATTGTGACATGGTTACAAGAAAATCCAAGCATGAGTGGAGCACAAATTTTGGACTGGCTTCAAGAAAAGTTTCCTGACTTACAAGTTGGAGAAAGTACAGTTCGTCGGTATGTCAAAGAGATGAGAGAAATTTATCAAATTGAAAAAACGGATGGACCCCGAGAACATGAAGCTGTTGATGAATTACCACCAGGAAAACAAATGCAAGTAGACTGGGGACAAACCATTCAGAAAACAATAGATAATAAGGACATCAAACTTTATTTTATTGCCTTTGTATTATCTCACTCTCGACAAAAGTATATGGAATGGCAAGACCGCCCCTTTACAACGAAAGACACCATTCGTTGTCACGAAAATGCCTTTAGATATTTTGGGGGAATGACTGAAGAAATTGTTTATGATCAAGACAATCTTATTGCGGTAAGCGAAAATGCTGGAGATCTTATCTTAACAAAGAAATTTCAGGCATATGTGAACGAACGTAAATTTCAGATTTACCTATGTCGAAAAGCAGATCCCCAATCGAAAGGAAAAATTGAGAACGTTGTGAAATATATCAAGTATAATTTCGCAGCACATCGTATCTTCTCAACAATCGGAGATTGGAATGAAAAAGCCTGGAATTGGCTAGAACGTACTGGGAACTATAAAGTGCATCAAACAATAAAAAAGAGACCTTACGAAGTGTATCAACTGGAAAAGAAACACTTACGAAAGATCTCCTCACCGCTTTCTTTAACAGAAAGCAACCCTATTGAAATTATAACAAGGAATGTGAATAAGGACAACACGATTCGTTACAAATCGAATCGCTATTCAGTACCTATCGGCACATATACGAAATGCCCTACAGTGAATCTGCAAATCAATAATGAAAAATTAATCATCATAGAACCTACAACTGGCGAAATACTTGCCAAGCACACGATAAGTTTAGAAAAAGGAAAGCTAATTAAAAATACGAATCATGCACGAGATCATACAGAATCGCTTGATATGCTTAAACAAAGAGTGCTTCATTTATTTCCTACTGGAGAAGCATCGAGACAATATATTGATGAAATCTGCCAGAGATATAAGCGCTATCGCCGTGATCAATTACTCATTTTACAAAGGGTTGCCGAAAATGATCCTCATTGGATTCCAATGGCGTTAGAGAAATGTATCCGTGAAAAACTGTATAGTGCAAATGCTTTTCAAGATGTCGTAAATTACTTAAAGCTACAAGAATCTAATCCCATTCTTGAAATACAGGTCAATTCTACTAAACTTGTTTCTTCGATAGCTGTAGAAACAAGGGATTTCAATACATACATTCAAAGAATGGGAGGAAAAACAAATGAATAA
- the tsaD gene encoding tRNA (adenosine(37)-N6)-threonylcarbamoyltransferase complex transferase subunit TsaD, with protein sequence MENLILAIETSCDETAASVIRNGNEILSSVVASQIESQKRFGGVVPEIASRHHVEQITIVIEEALEKANVVPSDLDAVAVTEGPGLVGALLIGINAAKAFAFAHGLPIIGVHHIAGHIYASALVEPLQFPLLALVVSGGHTELVYMKGHGSFEVIGETRDDAAGEAYDKVARVLNLPYPGGPHIDRMAHEAEKGVDFPRAWLEDTYDFSFSGLKSAVINYKHNLEQRGQEIIPEEIAKGFQDSVVEVLTTKTVKAAKELGVKQVIVAGGVSANRGLRESLQKALDQEGIPFTAPPLSLCTDNAAMIGACAAYMYEAGVRGDLSMNGLPGKELKSWIQDDNLRQPNQGGWDKR encoded by the coding sequence ATGGAAAACTTGATTTTAGCAATTGAAACAAGCTGTGATGAAACGGCTGCAAGCGTCATACGCAACGGGAATGAAATCCTCTCAAGCGTAGTCGCTTCACAAATCGAAAGTCAAAAAAGATTCGGTGGGGTCGTACCGGAGATTGCGTCCCGTCACCATGTTGAACAAATCACGATTGTAATTGAAGAAGCTTTGGAAAAGGCGAATGTGGTTCCGTCTGATTTGGATGCCGTTGCGGTGACAGAGGGACCGGGTCTTGTCGGCGCATTGCTCATAGGAATCAATGCCGCGAAAGCTTTTGCCTTTGCCCACGGTTTGCCGATCATTGGTGTGCATCATATTGCCGGGCATATATATGCAAGTGCGCTGGTGGAACCGTTGCAATTTCCTCTGCTGGCGCTTGTAGTGTCTGGGGGGCATACGGAGCTCGTCTATATGAAAGGGCACGGTTCTTTTGAAGTCATCGGAGAAACCCGTGATGATGCGGCAGGTGAAGCCTATGACAAGGTGGCACGGGTGTTGAACTTGCCTTATCCGGGAGGACCGCATATCGACCGGATGGCTCACGAAGCGGAAAAGGGCGTCGATTTTCCACGGGCATGGTTGGAGGATACGTATGATTTCAGTTTCAGTGGTTTAAAATCGGCAGTCATCAATTATAAGCATAATTTGGAGCAGAGGGGACAAGAAATCATTCCGGAAGAGATTGCAAAAGGCTTCCAAGATAGTGTGGTCGAAGTGTTGACAACCAAAACGGTGAAAGCGGCAAAAGAGCTGGGTGTCAAACAAGTGATTGTGGCCGGTGGTGTTTCGGCGAACCGCGGACTAAGAGAAAGTTTGCAAAAAGCGCTCGATCAAGAAGGGATACCATTTACGGCTCCGCCACTCTCTTTATGCACTGATAATGCGGCGATGATTGGCGCCTGTGCAGCATACATGTATGAAGCCGGCGTAAGGGGAGACCTGTCAATGAACGGTTTGCCCGGAAAAGAATTAAAAAGTTGGATTCAAGACGACAATCTTCGCCAACCGAATCAAGGAGGCTGGGACAAAAGATAA
- the rimI gene encoding ribosomal protein S18-alanine N-acetyltransferase, with protein sequence MIRYRKMTPQDVEAVHAIEVESFPIPWSLDSFHYEMRVNPYAYYIVAEDDAGTIVGYCGMWIVIDSAQITNVAVTEKARGQGIGEGLMREAMRVAKEHNAEMMSLEVRVSNEVAQNLYRKLGFQDGGIRKGYYTDNHEDALVMWVKL encoded by the coding sequence ATGATTCGATATCGGAAAATGACTCCGCAAGATGTGGAGGCCGTGCATGCAATCGAAGTCGAATCGTTTCCGATTCCCTGGTCGTTGGATTCCTTCCATTATGAAATGCGAGTCAATCCTTATGCTTATTATATTGTCGCAGAAGATGATGCGGGAACGATTGTCGGCTATTGCGGCATGTGGATTGTCATTGATTCGGCCCAAATCACCAATGTGGCAGTGACCGAAAAAGCAAGAGGTCAAGGTATTGGTGAAGGGCTGATGAGAGAAGCGATGCGGGTGGCGAAAGAACATAATGCGGAAATGATGAGTTTGGAAGTACGGGTATCCAATGAAGTTGCCCAAAATTTATATCGGAAACTTGGATTCCAGGATGGCGGAATTCGAAAAGGATACTATACAGATAACCATGAAGATGCTTTAGTAATGTGGGTGAAATTATAA